In a genomic window of Veillonellales bacterium:
- a CDS encoding DUF1659 domain-containing protein, translating to MAVNKVAQSTRLVVKVQTGTNAAGNPVYRQRSFTNTKASAADSDVYAIGQGLGSLQKYPVISISRLDENTLVNQ from the coding sequence ATGGCAGTAAATAAAGTAGCCCAAAGCACCCGGCTGGTTGTGAAAGTGCAGACTGGAACAAATGCCGCAGGTAATCCGGTTTATCGTCAGCGCAGCTTTACCAATACTAAAGCCAGTGCCGCCGACAGCGACGTGTACGCCATCGGCCAGGGCCTGGGCAGTCTGCAGAAGTACCCGGTAATCAGCATTTCCCGTTTGGACGAAAACACTCTGGTGAATCAGTAA
- a CDS encoding response regulator transcription factor yields MPIKILIADDHALLREGIKNVLELEHDFIVIGEAADGEETLQKVAELDPDVLLLDINMPHYNGLEVIKKLQSTRPDTKVIVLTIHDDESYVLEVVKSGAVGYLLKDIEPGMLVKAIRKVYEGESFIYPTLATKLFGELNRQEEKKQEKTKLQERRKEDRLTYREIEVLELICQGMSNQAIAEKLFLSEKTVKNHLTNIFRKINVADRTQAVLYALKNKIVELG; encoded by the coding sequence GTGCCGATTAAAATACTGATTGCAGACGATCACGCGCTGCTGCGTGAGGGAATTAAAAATGTATTGGAACTGGAACACGACTTTATTGTGATCGGGGAGGCGGCAGACGGGGAGGAAACTCTGCAGAAAGTCGCCGAATTGGATCCGGATGTGCTTTTGCTTGATATTAATATGCCGCATTACAATGGGCTGGAGGTTATTAAAAAGCTGCAAAGCACCCGGCCGGATACGAAGGTAATTGTTCTTACGATTCATGATGACGAAAGCTATGTACTGGAAGTCGTCAAGTCCGGTGCTGTCGGCTATCTTCTGAAAGATATTGAGCCGGGGATGCTGGTTAAGGCCATTCGCAAGGTATATGAAGGCGAGTCATTTATTTACCCGACGCTGGCTACAAAATTGTTTGGTGAGCTTAACCGCCAGGAAGAGAAAAAACAGGAAAAAACTAAATTGCAGGAACGCCGGAAAGAAGACCGGCTGACTTACCGGGAGATTGAGGTGCTGGAGCTGATTTGCCAGGGAATGAGCAATCAGGCCATTGCCGAGAAATTATTTTTAAGCGAGAAAACAGTCAAGAATCATCTTACGAATATTTTTCGCAAAATTAATGTCGCCGATCGCACCCAGGCAGTGTTGTACGCGCTGAAAAATAAGATTGTGGAACTGGGATAG
- a CDS encoding DUF2922 domain-containing protein gives MVKTLELVFRNQSGKEVTINLADPRDDVTQAQAKTVMQDILTKNVFSTKGGDLAQIVDARVRTREAVSLA, from the coding sequence ATGGTAAAAACACTGGAATTGGTTTTCCGCAACCAAAGCGGCAAAGAAGTGACGATCAACCTGGCCGACCCCCGGGATGACGTTACCCAGGCTCAGGCAAAAACCGTGATGCAGGATATCCTGACAAAGAATGTTTTTAGCACCAAAGGCGGCGATCTGGCACAAATCGTCGACGCCCGCGTTCGCACCCGCGAAGCAGTATCCCTGGCGTAA
- a CDS encoding sigma-70 family RNA polymerase sigma factor, translated as MELVDLVQQAQAGDEAAFTTICRRFEGLVKKQARQPHLRTIAEDAEAEAWLAVVQAVKTYRPSVGVPVAGYIESKIKYALWNLFKCQRRNWQREVLLSDREDRKEGGLSLELIPDSRNVAQEAENHWLEREMRQAIEELPVRQRQVVVLALLGDSSLTALARQLDVTVQAVHNLKQRGLTRLKRRFSGMYESERG; from the coding sequence ATGGAATTAGTGGATTTAGTACAGCAAGCGCAGGCGGGGGATGAAGCTGCATTTACCACCATTTGCCGTCGGTTCGAAGGACTGGTTAAAAAGCAGGCTCGTCAGCCCCATTTGCGGACTATTGCCGAAGATGCGGAGGCGGAAGCCTGGCTGGCGGTGGTTCAGGCGGTTAAGACATACCGGCCGTCAGTGGGAGTGCCGGTGGCCGGATATATTGAAAGCAAGATAAAATACGCCTTGTGGAATCTGTTTAAGTGTCAGCGGCGGAACTGGCAGCGGGAAGTGCTGTTATCCGACAGGGAGGATCGGAAAGAAGGCGGACTGAGTCTGGAACTGATACCGGATTCCCGGAATGTAGCGCAGGAAGCGGAGAATCACTGGCTTGAACGGGAAATGCGTCAGGCCATTGAGGAACTGCCGGTGCGTCAGCGGCAGGTTGTGGTGCTGGCGCTGCTGGGCGACAGCAGTCTTACCGCCCTGGCCCGGCAGCTGGATGTTACGGTACAGGCGGTACACAATTTGAAACAGCGGGGCTTGACCCGTTTAAAACGGCGGTTCAGCGGAATGTATGAGAGTGAAAGGGGGTGA
- a CDS encoding secretin N-terminal domain-containing protein — MHGRKLSVSLLLVLVMLCVAPPAAWAANPLVSLNVVDEDIGPVLHTLARLGGMNVVIDESVSGKVTLELNNIPFETAMDIVTKIKGLSYQKIGNVVVVGPAEKMNKGFGDIHIFKIQYANAADAASLISVALKDSQTASSQPSGQSAQGQQQGQNSQSQQGQNISTRIRVDDVTNSIVFIGSPGEVEQIRKILLEIDVPCQQVSLEAEVLSLNKTATKDLGIDWTWTSTSTRSTDTSSDNSSSSSSNNSSNIQTSFGRTFNYQATVKALITHGDATVLSKPKITTINGKEAIINIGDEVPIASTTTSNNITTTSYTYRTAGIILKYTPRISADGDITAVVHTEVSAPVYVTDLKAYKFTNRSADTQVRLKDGETMVIGGLIGKDESDSVSKIPFLANLPLVGKLFQSHDKSKNETEVVIFLTARIVK; from the coding sequence ATGCATGGCAGAAAGCTATCTGTTTCGCTGCTGCTTGTATTGGTGATGCTGTGTGTTGCCCCCCCGGCAGCCTGGGCGGCCAATCCGCTGGTAAGCTTGAATGTGGTGGACGAGGATATCGGTCCGGTGCTGCATACTTTAGCCAGACTCGGCGGCATGAATGTGGTGATTGATGAATCGGTATCCGGCAAGGTAACGCTTGAATTGAACAATATTCCCTTTGAAACGGCTATGGATATCGTGACTAAAATTAAAGGCCTCAGTTATCAAAAAATCGGCAATGTCGTTGTGGTGGGGCCGGCGGAGAAAATGAATAAAGGATTCGGCGATATTCATATATTCAAAATTCAGTATGCCAATGCGGCCGATGCGGCCAGCTTAATCAGTGTAGCGCTGAAGGACAGTCAGACAGCTTCTTCCCAGCCGTCGGGTCAGTCTGCCCAGGGACAGCAGCAGGGGCAGAATTCTCAGTCCCAGCAGGGACAAAATATCAGCACCCGGATCCGGGTGGATGATGTGACCAATTCCATTGTCTTTATCGGCTCTCCCGGGGAAGTGGAGCAAATCCGGAAAATTTTGCTGGAAATCGATGTTCCCTGTCAGCAGGTATCCCTGGAGGCGGAAGTGCTGTCGCTGAATAAAACGGCTACTAAGGACCTGGGAATAGACTGGACCTGGACATCTACCAGTACCCGCTCCACCGATACGTCGTCCGACAACTCTTCCAGTAGTTCTTCCAACAATTCCTCCAATATTCAAACAAGTTTCGGGCGGACTTTTAATTACCAGGCAACGGTAAAAGCGTTGATAACCCATGGCGATGCTACCGTACTGTCCAAACCGAAAATTACTACTATCAACGGTAAGGAAGCTATCATCAATATTGGCGACGAAGTGCCGATCGCTTCCACTACGACTTCCAATAATATCACCACGACTTCTTATACCTATCGAACAGCAGGCATTATTTTAAAGTACACTCCCCGGATCAGTGCCGACGGCGATATTACGGCTGTTGTCCATACGGAAGTCAGTGCGCCGGTTTATGTGACGGATTTAAAGGCTTATAAGTTTACCAACCGCTCGGCGGATACCCAGGTGCGGCTGAAAGACGGTGAAACCATGGTAATTGGCGGCCTGATTGGTAAAGATGAATCCGATTCCGTCAGTAAGATTCCTTTTTTAGCGAATTTGCCTTTAGTGGGTAAATTATTTCAAAGCCATGATAAATCCAAGAACGAAACTGAAGTCGTTATCTTTTTAACGGCCCGGATTGTGAAATAA
- a CDS encoding TIGR02679 family protein, translating to MSGKKPQDLLLAEAADYFHSHSGLERLLAGMTEKYRTLGRLAGVVVLTGVSREEKTALESFFRRVLPAGSLRISAEKFKTALAETRFGGLDPLAVLAAWQGEPLVSRREKQEQAESRRRRALTALLAKFSQPFCQAWLKGALDREEGTRRVQTAFRRDPRRFMENMSVALRAMAGLPEEYRRLPVFSREICGNPHGLDIDGEAGKLLLEGLAYIRRSRQEECDSSFCTGDGGESPERLSAIEVITELLYHFRLLRDDLLNFVTCIGLAADDRRGEIVYWRRAVQAGAPLNLPLREVVRAVKIYPAAAGRENDAGYEVLVVENSGVFSALLDEKGGDGSWGGKPLVCLHGQPKLASWALLDRLAGSGALLRYAGDFDPEGLQIAQKLLRRYAGRAGLWRMTAADYREAGPSEPIGRGRLNKLRSVVLPELAPLCQLMEQTGLAAYQEGLLAKLAADIEL from the coding sequence ATGAGCGGAAAGAAGCCGCAGGACCTACTGCTGGCCGAGGCGGCGGACTACTTTCATTCCCATTCCGGCCTGGAGCGCCTCCTGGCCGGAATGACGGAAAAGTACCGTACGCTGGGCCGGCTGGCGGGAGTCGTGGTATTGACCGGAGTCAGCAGGGAAGAAAAGACAGCTTTGGAGTCTTTTTTTCGCCGGGTGCTGCCGGCAGGCAGTCTGCGGATTTCCGCCGAAAAGTTTAAAACCGCCTTGGCGGAAACCCGGTTCGGCGGTTTGGACCCCTTGGCGGTACTGGCGGCCTGGCAGGGAGAACCCCTTGTCAGCCGCCGGGAGAAGCAGGAGCAGGCAGAGAGCCGGCGGCGCCGGGCGTTGACAGCATTGTTGGCTAAGTTTTCTCAGCCTTTTTGCCAGGCTTGGCTGAAAGGGGCGCTGGACCGGGAAGAAGGTACAAGACGGGTGCAGACGGCCTTTCGCCGCGATCCCCGTCGGTTTATGGAGAATATGTCAGTGGCGCTGCGGGCTATGGCCGGGTTGCCGGAAGAATATCGGCGGCTGCCGGTATTTTCCCGGGAAATATGCGGCAATCCCCACGGCCTGGATATTGACGGTGAGGCCGGGAAACTGCTGTTGGAAGGACTGGCATATATCCGCCGGTCAAGGCAGGAAGAGTGCGACAGCTCCTTTTGCACCGGCGACGGCGGCGAATCGCCGGAGAGACTGTCGGCTATTGAAGTAATTACGGAACTGTTGTATCATTTTCGGCTGCTGAGGGATGATTTGCTGAATTTTGTGACTTGCATCGGTTTGGCCGCTGATGACCGGCGGGGAGAGATCGTCTACTGGCGCCGGGCGGTTCAGGCCGGTGCGCCGCTGAATCTGCCCCTGCGGGAGGTAGTGCGGGCGGTAAAAATTTATCCGGCGGCAGCCGGGCGAGAGAACGATGCTGGTTATGAGGTGCTGGTGGTGGAAAATTCCGGAGTATTTTCGGCCCTGCTGGATGAAAAAGGCGGGGACGGCAGCTGGGGGGGAAAACCGCTGGTTTGTCTCCACGGTCAGCCGAAGCTGGCTTCCTGGGCTCTGCTGGATCGTCTTGCCGGCAGCGGTGCGCTGCTGCGCTATGCCGGCGATTTTGATCCGGAAGGGCTGCAGATTGCCCAGAAATTACTGCGGCGGTATGCCGGCCGGGCCGGTCTTTGGCGCATGACGGCGGCGGATTACCGGGAGGCCGGTCCGTCTGAACCCATCGGCCGGGGCCGGCTGAACAAATTACGGTCTGTTGTCCTGCCGGAACTGGCGCCGCTGTGTCAGCTGATGGAGCAGACGGGCCTGGCGGCTTATCAGGAGGGATTGCTGGCAAAGCTGGCCGCGGATATAGAACTTTAA
- a CDS encoding TIGR03905 family TSCPD domain-containing protein produces MNHYTTSGVCSKEIKFEIDNGMVKNVTFISGCPGNLQGISRLVEGMPVPEVIKRLRGICCGLKDTSCPDQLAQALEQLDTKDKTSR; encoded by the coding sequence ATGAATCATTACACGACTTCCGGCGTTTGCTCCAAAGAAATCAAATTCGAAATTGACAACGGAATGGTCAAAAACGTGACCTTTATTTCCGGCTGCCCCGGTAATTTACAGGGCATCAGCCGACTAGTGGAAGGCATGCCTGTCCCGGAAGTCATCAAACGGCTGCGAGGCATTTGCTGCGGTCTAAAGGACACGTCCTGCCCGGATCAGCTAGCCCAGGCCCTGGAACAACTGGACACAAAAGATAAGACAAGCCGCTAG
- a CDS encoding YvrJ family protein, giving the protein MSHGLLVRRFLRVVICEASAAAISKRQAAAWNREIASLRLAMTEFRAECLKPTANRPQKEVTAMDQLLGYAANYGFPMMISVYLLVRIEGKLEQLAASINELSKVIAEKL; this is encoded by the coding sequence ATGAGCCATGGGCTATTGGTTAGGCGCTTTCTCAGAGTTGTCATTTGCGAGGCGTCAGCCGCGGCGATCTCAAAACGGCAAGCGGCAGCCTGGAACCGGGAGATTGCTTCGCTGCGGCTCGCAATGACAGAATTTAGAGCCGAATGCCTTAAGCCAACAGCCAATCGCCCCCAAAAGGAGGTAACCGCTATGGATCAATTGCTTGGTTATGCGGCCAATTATGGTTTTCCCATGATGATTTCCGTATACTTACTGGTACGCATCGAAGGGAAGCTGGAACAGCTGGCTGCCAGTATCAATGAACTGAGCAAAGTAATAGCTGAAAAATTGTAA
- a CDS encoding ABC-F family ATP-binding cassette domain-containing protein, with protein MGVLRIDGLTKAFGIETLFSNVSFELRRGDKVGLIGGNGAGKTTLLKCLLGMERTDGGQVAMPAGETIGYVEQDAGLGRGTLYEELCSAYQDVINWQKQMRQLEKTIAAEQDETVLAELMKEYGRLVENFERGGGYEYENSVRRVAFGLGFTDEDFSRDLDTFSGGQKTRICLARALIRQPDFLFLDEPTNHLDISMVEWLEDFLAGYPGGVLIISHDRYFLDKVAGRILELEGGTVTCYAGNYSDYLGQKAERLAAMENAYEKQQAFIAKTEAFVDRYRAGVKSKQARGREKRLGRMERIVLPAAGARFDYFAFNPPGECAERVAELEEVSAAYGQRIIFEHLSLLIRKGDGVALIGPNGAGKTTLLKLLTGDLPPTAGRVKLGSRVKVGYFSQEHEGLNPGNRILDELNQEFGLSEERSRHYLGAFLFRGDDVLKLIGDLSGGEKARLALLKLMLTGANFIILDEPTNHLDIPAKEAVEEAIMSFPGTFLTVSHDRYFLDKVANCVLELSAGKLVEYTGNYSYYREKKLAEGKAAAAVKEAAPHTAAGGKKSQQQRQPRRQDTERRQKKLEGEIACFEAEVAELERRLNDPASHTDPSASWELAEEYRQRQAELSEKYDEWMALGEEE; from the coding sequence ATGGGAGTTTTACGGATTGACGGCTTGACGAAAGCTTTTGGGATAGAAACATTATTTTCCAATGTGAGTTTTGAACTTCGGCGGGGCGATAAAGTGGGACTGATCGGCGGCAATGGCGCTGGCAAGACGACGCTGCTGAAGTGCTTGCTGGGAATGGAGCGGACGGACGGCGGTCAGGTGGCTATGCCGGCAGGGGAGACCATCGGTTATGTGGAGCAGGATGCCGGGCTGGGCCGGGGGACCCTGTATGAGGAACTTTGCAGTGCTTATCAGGATGTAATCAATTGGCAGAAACAAATGCGGCAGCTGGAAAAGACAATTGCCGCCGAGCAGGATGAAACGGTGCTGGCCGAACTGATGAAAGAATACGGCAGGCTGGTGGAAAATTTTGAAAGGGGCGGCGGGTACGAATATGAGAATAGCGTACGCCGGGTCGCTTTTGGGCTGGGCTTTACCGATGAGGACTTCAGCCGGGATTTAGACACGTTTTCCGGCGGACAAAAGACGCGGATTTGTTTGGCCAGGGCATTGATACGCCAACCGGATTTTTTATTTCTCGATGAGCCGACGAATCATCTGGATATCAGCATGGTGGAATGGCTGGAGGATTTTCTTGCCGGTTATCCGGGGGGAGTCTTGATTATTTCTCATGACCGTTATTTTTTGGACAAGGTAGCCGGACGGATACTGGAGCTGGAAGGCGGCACAGTGACTTGCTACGCCGGCAACTATAGCGATTATTTGGGGCAGAAGGCCGAGCGGCTGGCAGCCATGGAAAACGCTTATGAGAAGCAGCAGGCTTTTATTGCAAAAACCGAGGCTTTTGTTGACCGCTACCGGGCCGGGGTGAAATCCAAGCAGGCCAGGGGGCGGGAGAAACGGCTGGGGCGGATGGAACGGATCGTGCTGCCGGCTGCCGGTGCCCGGTTTGATTATTTTGCCTTTAATCCGCCGGGGGAATGTGCCGAGCGGGTGGCCGAGCTGGAGGAGGTTTCGGCCGCTTATGGTCAGCGGATTATTTTTGAACATCTTTCCCTGTTGATCCGGAAGGGCGACGGGGTGGCTCTCATCGGACCGAACGGAGCCGGCAAGACGACGCTGCTGAAACTGCTGACCGGAGATTTGCCGCCGACAGCCGGTCGGGTAAAACTGGGCAGCCGGGTGAAGGTAGGTTACTTTTCTCAGGAGCATGAAGGCCTGAATCCCGGCAATCGCATCCTGGATGAACTGAATCAGGAATTCGGCTTAAGCGAGGAGCGATCCCGGCATTATTTAGGGGCCTTTTTGTTCCGGGGGGATGATGTGCTCAAGTTGATCGGCGATTTAAGCGGCGGGGAAAAAGCCCGCCTGGCTTTGCTTAAGCTGATGCTGACCGGAGCAAATTTTATCATTCTGGATGAACCGACCAATCATTTGGACATTCCCGCCAAGGAAGCGGTGGAAGAAGCCATTATGAGTTTCCCCGGCACTTTTTTAACCGTGTCTCATGACCGGTATTTTTTGGACAAGGTGGCCAACTGCGTGCTGGAGCTTTCAGCGGGAAAACTGGTGGAATACACCGGCAACTACAGCTACTATCGGGAGAAAAAGCTGGCAGAGGGAAAAGCGGCAGCTGCCGTGAAAGAGGCCGCACCCCACACCGCGGCCGGAGGAAAGAAGTCTCAGCAGCAGCGGCAGCCTCGCAGGCAGGATACGGAGCGGCGGCAGAAAAAGCTGGAGGGAGAAATCGCCTGCTTTGAGGCGGAGGTCGCCGAACTGGAACGGCGGCTCAATGATCCGGCCAGCCACACAGATCCCTCCGCCAGCTGGGAACTGGCAGAGGAGTACCGGCAGCGCCAGGCCGAGCTGTCGGAGAAGTATGATGAGTGGATGGCGCTGGGAGAAGAGGAGTGA
- a CDS encoding glucose-6-phosphate isomerase, producing the protein MTKQSNFLKLESGFCFDYTNLFGEQKVTAGDVNELAGRLEQAHQAVCRMRDTGEVRGHRSKDGTAEKVLFTQLPYIADGQLNSPASLERLKNFGRSLRCRADAVVSFGIGGSYLGNKVLFDVHCGEFWNSKTAEERDGYPKLYFSGNNIDPRRTGDLVEQLVREAKRKDNTPHPAGTPLARVDCKQPYKVTLIVISKSGSTLDTMSNFLVVYDALQKQAPLIEVEVAAVTDPAAGEKATLLKKLAGEQGWRTFSVPDGVGGRFSIFSEVGLITAACIGFDMDGFLAGARNMDEVCQTGDVWRNPAMLNAALKYLAAAKYGRNIEVFMPYGDYLKSVAEWYVQLLAESLGKRTDREGRDVFYGRTPIVAVGTTDMHAQTQQHQDGKRDKVVQFVRVAQWEKDPVIPNLYPRVEKLADMAGITLGQALEVAREANAGALAGDGRFNAVFTLPQLTAYHLGELLYLLALSVAYEGELANVDAFDQPGVEAYKRLMGPRLRALKS; encoded by the coding sequence ATGACAAAACAGAGTAATTTCCTTAAACTGGAGTCTGGTTTTTGTTTTGACTATACCAACCTGTTTGGCGAGCAAAAAGTGACGGCCGGGGATGTTAACGAGCTGGCCGGCCGGCTGGAACAGGCTCATCAGGCAGTCTGCCGGATGCGGGATACAGGTGAGGTCAGGGGGCATCGGTCGAAAGACGGTACGGCGGAAAAAGTGCTGTTTACTCAGTTGCCTTATATTGCCGACGGACAGTTGAATTCCCCGGCTTCCCTGGAACGGCTGAAGAATTTCGGTCGCTCCCTGCGCTGCCGGGCGGATGCGGTGGTGTCTTTTGGTATCGGCGGGTCCTATTTGGGCAATAAGGTTTTATTTGATGTTCACTGCGGTGAGTTTTGGAACAGTAAGACGGCTGAGGAACGGGACGGCTATCCTAAGCTGTATTTCAGCGGCAATAATATTGATCCTCGGCGGACGGGGGATTTGGTGGAGCAATTGGTGCGGGAAGCGAAGAGAAAGGACAACACACCCCACCCGGCAGGTACCCCTCTTGCTAGAGTGGATTGTAAACAGCCTTATAAGGTTACTTTGATTGTGATTTCCAAATCCGGGTCGACATTGGATACGATGTCGAATTTTCTGGTGGTGTATGATGCGCTGCAAAAGCAGGCGCCGCTGATTGAAGTCGAGGTTGCGGCGGTGACGGATCCGGCGGCGGGGGAAAAGGCGACGCTGCTAAAAAAATTGGCTGGCGAGCAGGGATGGCGGACTTTCAGCGTGCCGGACGGCGTCGGCGGGCGGTTCAGTATATTTTCCGAAGTGGGGCTGATTACGGCGGCTTGCATCGGCTTTGACATGGACGGCTTTTTGGCCGGAGCCCGGAATATGGATGAAGTCTGTCAGACCGGGGATGTGTGGCGCAATCCGGCGATGCTGAATGCGGCGCTGAAATATCTGGCAGCGGCCAAGTACGGGCGGAATATTGAGGTATTTATGCCTTATGGTGATTATCTGAAGTCAGTGGCTGAGTGGTATGTCCAGCTGCTGGCGGAATCTCTGGGAAAGCGAACCGATCGTGAGGGCAGGGACGTGTTTTACGGCCGGACGCCGATTGTGGCGGTCGGGACAACGGATATGCATGCTCAGACCCAGCAGCATCAGGACGGCAAGCGAGATAAAGTGGTGCAGTTTGTCAGGGTGGCACAGTGGGAAAAAGACCCGGTGATTCCCAATTTGTATCCCCGGGTGGAGAAACTGGCCGATATGGCGGGAATTACTCTGGGTCAGGCACTGGAAGTCGCCCGGGAAGCCAACGCCGGGGCGCTGGCGGGCGACGGACGGTTTAACGCCGTGTTTACACTGCCGCAGCTTACGGCTTATCATCTGGGAGAATTGCTGTATCTGCTGGCACTGTCGGTGGCTTACGAAGGGGAACTTGCCAATGTGGATGCTTTCGACCAACCGGGAGTGGAGGCCTATAAGCGGCTGATGGGGCCAAGACTGAGAGCGCTAAAGAGTTAA